The following are encoded in a window of Amaranthus tricolor cultivar Red isolate AtriRed21 chromosome 2, ASM2621246v1, whole genome shotgun sequence genomic DNA:
- the LOC130805317 gene encoding uncharacterized protein LOC130805317, which translates to MTAGRTYTPPVPFPSRLAQAKLEHKYGKFLKVLSKLQINIPFLEAIKEMPSYAKFLKDIISNKRKLEESVVETLNGQCSAILHCKLPKKQADPGSFTIPLKLGKDVSAVALADLGASVSVMSLTLCKKINGEMKATRMSIQLADRSVRYPIGILEDFPVQVGNYFVSCDFVIMDMEEDARIPVILGRDFLKTTAANFDVKIGKLSLEILGEQLHFHLPSSMAHSAIGETVYRVDAIVDATTERESTPSIVDPLYAAIEGNYEKDRADVIEMVQVLDVAPTFVPAKAKFEDILPWKVSTIEEQKECTTPPQVESKSLPPSLKYVFLEDNDTYPVIVNVELNGTQIERLLTVLKKYKECYWVHY; encoded by the coding sequence ATGACTGCCGGTCGAACGTACACACCACCAGTGCCATTTCCTTCTAGATTGGCACAGGCGAAGCTTGAGCATAAATATGGAAAATTTCTTAAAGTTTTGAGCAAGCTACAGATCAACATCCCCTTCTTAGAAGCCATTAAGGAAATGCCCTCTTATGCTAAATTCCTCAAAGACATCATTTCCAACAAACGCAAGCTAGAGGAGAGTGTGGTGGAAACTTTGAATGGGCAATGTAGCGCTATTTTGCATTGCAAGCTTCCTAAGAAACAAGCCGATCCTGGTAGTTTTACTATCCCACTGAAGTTGGGGAAAGATGTGTCTGCTGTAGCCCTTGCTGATTTAGGGGCTAGTGTGAGTGTGATGTCGTTAACACTATGCAAAAAGATCAATGGCGAGATGAAAGCCACTCGGATGTCTATTCAATTAGCCGATCGATCTGTGAGGTACCCAATCGGTATTCTTGAGGATTTCCCCGTCCAAGTTGGTAATTACTTCGTATCCTGCGATTTCGTCATCATGGATATGGAAGAGGATGCCCGCATTCCGGTGATTTTGGGTCGTGATTTTTTAAAGACTACTGCAGCCAATTTTGATGTGAAGATTGGGAAGTTATCACTTGAAATTTTGGGAGAACAGCTGCACTTCCATCTCCCCTCATCCATGGCACATTCTGCCATTGGGGAGACTGTTTATCGAGTGGATGCGATAGTTGATGCTACTACAGAGAGGGAGTCCACACCCTCCATTGTTGATCCACTTTATGCAGCTATTGAAGGCAACTACGAGAAGGATAGGGCCGATGTGATTGAGATGGTCCAAGTTTTAGATGTTGCACCTACATTTGTTCCTGCAAAAGCTAAGTTTGAGGACATCCTACCCTGGAAGGTGTCCACCATTGAGGAACAAAAGGAGTGTACTACGCCTCCTCAGGTAGAATCAAAATCCCTTCCTCCTTCTTTGAAATATGTCTTTCTAGAGGATAATGACACTTACCCTGTTATTGTCAATGTTGAACTCAATGGCACTCAAATTGAGCGATTGCTCACAGTTTTGAAAAAGTATAAAGAGTGTTATTGGGTACACTATTGA